In Chrysemys picta bellii isolate R12L10 chromosome 4, ASM1138683v2, whole genome shotgun sequence, the sequence GACTGTTAACAGGCAAGCTTGATTGATAGAGGGTGTAAAATTCACCCTCTGAATATGCCCCCCACACCTTCTAAATGCTCTGTGTGCCTGGGTTCAGTTTGGATGTAAGTACAGTGAACTTGCAAGTGGCCCAAATAGATGCATAATTTTCTGCCCAGGACCCCACAACCTATAAGCAAGTTATGTATATTCTCCCATCTACACCTCCAAGGAGAAGAGGTGGACTAACCTCCAGGGTCTCATCCCTTAATTTAAGTGTGGGATTAATAATTAGGGAATCCTGAGTTTTAATCCCAGCTGTGAAATTGACTATCTGCAGCTTTCgaagcctgaggcctggtctacactaggaggttatgtcaaatttagcagcgttaaatcgaattaaccctgcacccgtccacacaacgaagctatttagttcgacatagaggtctcttaaattcgatttctgtactcctccccaacgaggggactagcgctaaattcaacatggccatgtcaaattagggtaggtgtggatggaaattgacgctaatagctccgggagctagcccacagtgcaccactctgttgacgctctggacagcagtccgagctcggatgctctgaccagccacacaggaaaagccccggaaaaatttgaattccttttcctgtctgggcagtttgaatctcatttcctgtttggacatcgtggcgagctcaacagcactggcaacgatgcagagctctccagcagaggtgaccatgcaatctcagaatagaaagagggccccagcatggactgatcgggaagtcttggatctgatcgctgtgtggggcgatgagtccgtgcttttggagctgcgatcaaaaagacggaatgcaaagatctacgagaagatctcaaaagccatgacagagagaggatacagccgggatgcaaagcagtgctgcgtgaaaatcaaggagctgagacaagcgtaccagaaaaccaaagagtcaaacggacactccggatcccagccccagacatgccatttctacgaggcactgcattccatcctaggtgcggctgccaccactactCCACCACTGACAGTggactctgaggataggatattgtcgacggccgcttcctcggagatgttagcagatggggaagatgaggaaggtgaggaggaggacgaggcagtcgacagcacttacaacgctgatttccccgacagccaggatctcttcatcaccctcacagagatcccctaccaaccgtccccaggcgttaacccagaccctgaatcaggggaaggatccgtcggtaagtgttttaaacatgtaaacatttattttgaacagaacaggaatattaagaatgggtttttcatgatttgtttgccctaggcgcttaacattttagtccttggcagtgcaactactgcaaaagaatttaacaatgtccggtttatcatgattagtttgccctaggcgctctactttttagtccttgccagtgcagctactggaaaagaaggtctatatgtccggggatagagctgaaatcctcatgggacatctccacgaagctctcctggaggtaattggaaagcctttgcatgaggttcctggggagagcggccttattgtgtcctccatggtaggaaacttttcctcgccaggcaatcatcaagtactctgggatcattgccttgcagagcatggcggcatacggccctggtttttgctggctttcacgcagcatgtgctctttctcggtctcagaaattctcagcagagtgatgtcactcatggtgacctgcttagaattaggggaatgttactattgggactgcttgcctgttcctttacagaactgtcaccggcggtttaccGCCACGTgctggaggcgggagaggggcagcatacagggatctttcccggggacagccgcgagggggtgggacggggcagagttcatgctcgccagattgccggcagcaggaactggccaatgatAGGAGcactgctttgaacgtgaaaggagggcactgctataatttaagttttaagcagccaaaagtctacggcttaccatgtcagccttctacccgaattccgctgtcctgccccgcttgtctgacctccactgcaagaccccaggcactgaatgcgaaggccgaaaattcgaccttgtcctgagtgcgcatgtgataggtgctctgcatggtcttgttcacagagaaagactatgttcattgttcacaaaaaattatctttgtgaggaattctctccctttttcccatcccacagctgcgactgtctcccgacctaccctggcatcccccttgcagaggctggcgcagattaggcggagaaagaaaaggacacgggatgacatgttctcagaacttatgggctgctcccgagccgatgcggcccagcagacccagtggagggagaacatgtcgcaataccagcgagcacacagcgaacaggaggagaggtggtggcaggaagaccagcaggcgactcaaacgctgcttggactaatgagggagcaaacggacacgctccggcgccttgtggatgttctgcaggaccggaggcaggaggacagagccccgctgcagtctatctctaaccgccctcccccgccacaaactcccatacccccctcacccaaagtcccaagaaggaggggcggcaggggccgtgaaaactgtcactccacccctgcagactgctcaagtaccagaaggatctcattcccaaaaatttgataagtccttcccttcccgcctcacccaagcccccgtcccagtttcatcccctaactgtgtagttgctaataaaagatacgtttctgttaattactgtttccgtcatgttcttttagggaagagtgtgtttgaaggtgGAAAAGGGGGTTgataattggagaggacagtcacctttaccagggtacagacacgggggcaggttcagcagaaggtcacacacacattgcagtcactaggcaccctggtcagtctgggaggtggttttcatgttctctgtgtgtgtgtgtggggagggggggggcatgtgactttgtggcgggggagggcggatagagatcttatgctgcggtccttatcctggatcacagagccatgcagcaggggatctgtaaccgtcctcccccgccacacagtcacatagcccccacacacagagtcccgaaaaggaggggtggcaggctccgttgaaacaaccagtccaccactgtggacctctctaggagcaggagcctgtcattcctcgagtttagaagcgtcctttccatcactacgcccgctcccctccacagtctgcatcccagtttcaacactttaccatgaaatccgtaataaagaaaacggtgttcattaacaaagttccatttattttatttttaaacgtgtgttggaagggggggacggggtgaacggggtatgtagctggagaggatagtcaacagtaagtgggtaaagaaacggaggcaggttcagcttctctttaaacaaacttaatagtcacaggttaccctgctcactgaggaacctagctttcagagcctcccggatgcacagcgcatcccgctgggctcttctaatcgcccggctgtctggctgggcgtaatcagcagccaggctattcgcctcaacctcccaccccgccataaaggtctcccccttgctctctcagagattgtggagcacacagcaagctgcaataacaatggggatattggtttcgctgagatcagagcgagtcagtaagcttctccatctccccttgagacgtccaaaagcacactccaccacccttttgcacttgctcagatggtagttgaagagttctttttcagtgtccagggcgcctgtatagggcttcacaagccagggcattagcgggtaggctgggtccccgaggatcgctataggcatctccacatcccaaagagttattttctggtctgggaagtaaataccttcctgtagctgtctaaacagaccagagttcctgaaaacacgagcgtcatgaaccttgcccggccatccgacgtagatgttggtaaaacgtcccctatggtccaccagtgcttgcagcaccattgaaaagtagccctttcagtttatgtactggctggcctggtggcccggtcccaggataggaatgtgagttccatctatagccccaccgcagtttgggaatcccatcgcagcgaagccatctatgatgacctggacgtttccaagggtcactacctttgacagcagtagcttaacgattgcgttggctacttgcatcacagcaacccccacggtagatttgccgacgccaaagtgattcgccactgaccggtagctgtctggcgttgcaagcttccagagggctatggccactcgcttctggacagtcagggctgctcgcatccgggtgtccttgcgcttcagggcaggggacagcaactcacaaagttcaggaaagttcccttccgcatatgaaagtttcgcagccactgtgattcatcccagacctgcagcactatgcggtcccaccagtccgtgcttgtttcctgggcccagaatcgctgttccacagcatcaacatgacccattgccaacatgatgttcacggcacggggtcccatgctttgtgagaggtctgtgccactctcagacttcatgtcctcaccgcgctgccgtagcctcctcgcccgatttctcagcatctgcctctggaaaaggtggatgataaggtgcgaggtatTGACatcggccataactgcagcgatggtcgcagtgggctccatgctcgcagtgctgtggcgtccgcactgtcactcaccagaaaagtgcgcgaactgattgcccgccggcactttcagggagggagggtgggagtgacggttggatgacgacagttaccccaaaccaccctcaacacatttttttctccagcaggcattgggggctcgacccagaattccagtgggcagtggggactgcggggacacagtgcaccgcttccaatgtcgacgcttgccccgttagtgtggactcacaaagtcgaattactctccttagtgtggatacacacgtttgactttgtaatatcgatttaagtacaatcgaactactctcatagtgtagacataccctgagtttccCCCAGCTGTAAATGAAGGAGGATGAGGCTGTCTCTCTACCTTCACAGGCAGAGCTTCTGGGAAAGAAGGGCTACTGTGATCTTCTGAAATGTGCGTTCCGTGTGCGCCTTTATCCAGCTGGCATGCCAAAAGTTCCACAGCGTCGTTGACTTTATATGCATGgggcaaaatgtttttaaattcaaGTTTAAAACCctgctcaacaagacagggttctgcaGGGACCTTTGCTTTGTCCCATTCCCACCTTGCATGGTTCGGGGCTTTCAGGTGGTGGTGAGCCTTCCTTTggtcttttttaaaaacccagcacatttcattttaaaaagatccCTTGTTTTCGGAGAATGTTAAGATTGCGTGGCTTAACCTGGAAATGCCAGGGTTAAGGCCGTGTGGTGTGCTGTGATAGTTTCCCATTGTGTGATCATTGAACACAATATCATTTCATCCCTTTTGCCCCCCTACCAACATGTAAGGGTCATcgggtgttgggaggagggatCTGCACTGTGCTCTGGCCTAGGCAAGGGCTGACCTGGTGGGCTTTAGCAGCTCCCAAAGTGCCTGGAGATAGCTGCCCATAGAAGGAAACATCCTCCAGGTGAGAGTTTTTGCTGCTGGCTttgatgggagcaggagcagacctGTCCTATTAGAAACACCAAGGCCCTGATTTAGCCAAGCACCCTAGCACATGTGTAAGTCCCATTCAGAGCAGTGAGCTCTAAAGAGGAATCAAGGCCTGTCACCTGTAAGCAGACCAGGCCTAGCTCCCCGGTGTCAGAGCAGGTGGGGCCAACTGAGCTAATTAACAGAGGCCTGGCTACacctggggctctccagacctgtGGGAGggtaggaagaggaggagtaaCTGGGGCAGGCTGTTCCTGGGGAGAGGGCTCAGTCCTGGGCTGGGGGCCCTGTGGCAAAGGGATAGGTGCTTAAAAGGCTTGACCTGAAACTGCAGCCTCAGAAAGGGAACAGAGCTGGTTGGGCTGGGGAGGCTGCCAGAAGTAGGCTCCTCAGAGACTCCTGGTAGAGGTGGCCATGAAACCACAGGACACAGGGTAAGTTAAAGgactgtttctttctctctctctctctttttttttttttttggcttatgTTTGCACAATAAACCTGAAAGGAGGCTAGATGTGGCAGCATATGCTTGGAAGTTGTGGAGAAGCCCTGCCCTGTGATAGGGCCAATCACTCATGTACCAATTTATCCAGAGTGaacctaagaacggccatactggatcagaccaaaggtccatctagcccagtatcctgtcttctgacagtggccaatgccaggtgccccagacggaaggaacagaacagctaatcatcaaataatccatcccctgttgcccactcctagcttctggcaaatagaggctagggccaccatccctgcccatcttggctaatagccattgatggacctatcctctgtgaactttagttcttttttgaaccctgttatggtcttggccttcacaacatcctctggcaaggatttcaacaggttgactgtatgttgtgtggaaaaaatacttcattttgtttgttttaaacctgctgcttattaatttcatttggtgacccctagtgctAGTGTTAtgcgaaggagtaaataacacttccttatttactttctccacacaagtcatgattttatagacctcaatcatatccccctttgtcatctcttttccaagctgaaaagtcccagtcttactaatctctcctcatatggaagctgttccatacccctaataatttttgttgcccttttctgaaccttttccaattccaatatatcttttttgaaatggggtgaccacGTCTGgccgcagtattcaagatgtgggtgtaccatggatttatatagaggcaatatgatattttctggggAAAAGGGGAAAGGCAGGCAATCCCATTACTGCTGGAAGGGTTTGGAACTATTAGGGCTTTCTGAAGTCGGAGTATGAGACTATGAATGAGATAAACAGTACTGTGCTGTAACAATTATTCATATTTCTATTTACTCAAAGGCACTGGGGAACATGAATAGTTTGGTGATAGGTTTTTGTGCCGTTTCCCATTTATTTTCCTTCCCAGGGTAGGTGATGAGTAGATTTCACTCCTCCAGGGCACTAAATTGACCCTCTTGCCTGTTCATAAAGACCTAGCAACTCAGTCTATTTTTATTAAGACTTAGTAGACTCCACATGCTTTCATTAGAGCTGCAGCAGCTATTTGGGAGAATTGTGAACTCTAGCAAACAAGTCGCTTCCAACTGAAGCACTTTGACTTGTAAACTCCCTGCTGCTCACCTTGTAAATTTACAT encodes:
- the LOC135983243 gene encoding myb/SANT-like DNA-binding domain-containing protein 1, producing MTWSHSSSPTQYPSHITSLNLISCLDIVASSTALATMQSSPAEVTMQSQNRKRAPAWTDREVLDLIAVWGDESVLLELRSKRRNAKIYEKISKAMTERGYSRDAKQCCVKIKELRQAYQKTKESNGHSGSQPQTCHFYEALHSILGAAATTTPPLTVDSEDRILSTAASSEMLADGEDEEGEEEDEAVDSTYNADFPDSQDLFITLTEIPYQPSPGVNPDPESGEGSVAATVSRPTLASPLQRLAQIRRRKKRTRDDMFSELMGCSRADAAQQTQWRENMSQYQRAHSEQEERWWQEDQQATQTLLGLMREQTDTLRRLVDVLQDRRQEDRAPLQSISNRPPPPQTPIPPSPKVPRRRGGRGRENCHSTPADCSSTRRISFPKI